In Bacillus cereus ATCC 14579, a single window of DNA contains:
- a CDS encoding protein phosphatase 2C domain-containing protein — protein sequence MCKGIHLARERMIAVNTFKWISHEQMYVDEIHVEKCGPLSVGVYGGNQESDAYERGDAVLAWWDPELQFEFVMIFDTHHKTKNIDYIIEAISERKEKLKELFSYPIHLAFHHTHMYLLALFTDELFIKKCDQDDEELACLICLRKGEFLYWLSVGDCFAYLFHSEKTKNGKGRLNKRKNYEYIGRKNIFAANTPCFTSGVRGLEKGMNHIVMATDGILECDKRRFDDDQSLVEILHDGNSLQIEPVLTNVLQWKGRDCATIIGWSIDTDNKQCAN from the coding sequence GAGAGGATGATAGCTGTGAATACATTCAAATGGATTAGTCATGAACAGATGTATGTAGATGAAATACATGTTGAAAAATGTGGTCCTCTTTCAGTCGGCGTATATGGGGGAAATCAAGAGAGTGATGCATATGAACGAGGAGATGCGGTGCTGGCTTGGTGGGATCCTGAATTACAATTTGAATTTGTTATGATTTTTGATACACATCACAAAACAAAAAATATAGATTATATAATAGAAGCGATTTCGGAAAGAAAAGAAAAACTAAAAGAGTTATTCTCATATCCAATACATTTAGCTTTCCATCATACACATATGTACTTATTAGCGTTATTTACAGATGAGTTATTTATTAAAAAGTGTGATCAAGATGATGAGGAACTCGCTTGCTTAATTTGTTTACGAAAAGGCGAATTTTTATATTGGTTATCAGTTGGTGATTGTTTCGCGTATTTATTCCATTCTGAGAAAACGAAAAATGGAAAAGGACGATTAAATAAACGGAAGAATTACGAATATATTGGCAGGAAAAATATTTTTGCAGCAAATACACCTTGCTTTACGTCAGGTGTAAGAGGATTAGAAAAAGGAATGAATCACATTGTAATGGCAACGGACGGTATTTTAGAGTGTGACAAACGAAGGTTTGATGATGATCAATCTTTAGTAGAAATATTACACGACGGAAATAGCTTGCAGATTGAGCCCGTATTAACAAATGTACTGCAGTGGAAAGGTAGAGACTGTGCCACGATTATTGGATGGTCTATTGATACTGATAATAAACAATGTGCTAATTAA
- the asnB gene encoding asparagine synthase (glutamine-hydrolyzing) — protein sequence MCGITGWVDWKEDLSNQHVILKKMANSIEHRGPDAEGFWFSPHAAFAHRRLIVIDPEGGTQPKTFRAGDYTYALTYNGEIYNFRELKEQLQKCGHAFETHSDTEVLLHAYLEWKEDCVQHLNGIFAFALWDDQKQQLFLARDHLGVKPLFYTERNDSIIFGSEIKALLAHPSVPAEIDADGINEIFGLGLFRTPGCGVFKHIQEVRAGHSITFTRHKKVVTKYWNLESKFHTDSIEDTSSHILSILQDTVKRQLIADVPLVCMLSGGLDSSGITALAGKEFAAENKTLHTYSVDFVNSAKDFELTFARTGLDAPWVKRVSEHVGTAHHDIIVNAEELANHLFVPLHAKDLPSAGEMETSLYLLFCEMKKDATVALSGESADEVFGGYPWFHQEELLYVDKFPWLTNWKNTSPLLLNEVSNQCNLENYIDTRFQEAILEVPTLEGESKKSAKQRQMFYLFLTRFLPFLLDRKDRMSMAVGFEVRVPFCDYRLVEYLWNVPFNIKSIDNIEKGILRRALQPALPDDVRNRRKSAYPTSQDPHYLQTIRNLTLDMCSHKNNPIFSLINHSILLSIADQSNKEINNFEARSAMEYMLQVNEWLKTYHIHIA from the coding sequence ATGTGTGGAATTACAGGTTGGGTAGATTGGAAGGAAGACCTTTCAAATCAACATGTTATTTTAAAAAAGATGGCAAATAGTATTGAGCATCGTGGTCCAGATGCTGAAGGATTTTGGTTTTCACCTCATGCGGCCTTTGCACACCGGCGTTTAATTGTAATTGATCCAGAAGGCGGGACACAGCCGAAGACATTCCGTGCTGGTGATTATACGTATGCTCTTACTTATAATGGAGAAATTTATAATTTCCGTGAACTTAAAGAGCAGCTTCAAAAATGTGGGCATGCATTTGAAACCCATTCAGATACAGAAGTATTACTACATGCTTATTTAGAATGGAAAGAAGACTGCGTACAACATTTAAACGGAATTTTCGCTTTCGCCTTATGGGATGATCAGAAGCAACAATTATTTTTAGCGCGTGATCATTTAGGTGTAAAACCACTCTTTTACACAGAAAGAAATGACAGCATTATTTTCGGATCTGAAATAAAAGCATTATTAGCGCATCCATCTGTTCCTGCTGAAATTGATGCGGATGGCATAAATGAAATATTTGGATTAGGCTTATTTCGAACTCCTGGATGTGGCGTCTTTAAACATATTCAAGAAGTGCGTGCTGGACATTCTATAACATTTACACGTCATAAAAAAGTAGTTACGAAGTATTGGAATTTAGAAAGTAAGTTCCATACAGACTCTATAGAAGATACATCTTCGCATATTTTATCTATTTTACAAGATACAGTAAAAAGACAATTAATTGCCGATGTTCCTCTCGTTTGTATGTTATCAGGCGGATTAGACTCTAGCGGTATTACTGCACTTGCGGGTAAAGAATTTGCTGCGGAAAATAAAACACTTCATACGTATTCCGTTGACTTTGTAAATAGTGCAAAAGATTTCGAGCTGACATTTGCTCGCACTGGTTTAGACGCTCCTTGGGTAAAACGCGTTTCTGAACATGTAGGGACAGCGCATCATGATATTATTGTGAATGCTGAAGAATTAGCAAATCACTTATTCGTTCCCCTTCATGCGAAAGATTTACCAAGTGCTGGTGAAATGGAAACTTCACTATATTTACTATTTTGCGAAATGAAAAAAGATGCGACCGTAGCTTTATCCGGTGAATCGGCTGATGAAGTATTCGGTGGATACCCTTGGTTTCATCAAGAAGAATTACTATATGTAGATAAGTTTCCTTGGCTAACAAATTGGAAAAATACATCTCCTCTTCTACTAAATGAAGTAAGTAACCAATGTAATCTAGAAAACTATATTGATACACGATTCCAAGAAGCGATACTTGAAGTACCTACTCTTGAAGGGGAAAGTAAAAAATCCGCGAAACAACGCCAAATGTTTTATTTATTTTTAACAAGATTCCTTCCTTTCTTACTTGACCGTAAAGATCGTATGAGTATGGCTGTTGGATTTGAAGTTCGTGTACCGTTTTGCGATTATAGATTAGTTGAATATTTATGGAATGTTCCTTTCAACATAAAAAGTATTGATAATATTGAAAAAGGCATTTTACGTAGAGCACTACAACCAGCTTTACCTGACGATGTACGTAATAGAAGAAAAAGCGCTTATCCAACTTCACAAGATCCACACTACTTACAAACAATCCGTAATTTAACACTTGATATGTGTAGCCATAAAAACAATCCTATTTTCTCACTTATTAACCATTCCATCTTACTTTCAATTGCTGATCAAAGTAATAAAGAGATTAACAATTTTGAAGCAAGAAGTGCCATGGAGTATATGCTACAAGTAAATGAATGGTTAAAAACATATCACATCCATATTGCTTAA